Proteins from a single region of Lujinxingia litoralis:
- a CDS encoding pyruvate dehydrogenase complex dihydrolipoamide acetyltransferase, which translates to MAEVMEMLALSPTMEEGTLAEWNKAEGDAINEGDVLAEVETDKATMEMESFFSGTVLKLLVEPGQTVRVGDPMAIIGEEGEDISGLLSELGGGGGAKAAPKAEAKPEPAAPAMEADTGTKETPVESGDGRRIKASPLARKMAEDKGVDLGSINGSGPGGRIIKRDIESAQAAPTRQAAPVSAAPSGELRAAAGLSEVPGEQQPMSQMRKTIARRLVDVWQSTPHFYLTMDIDMAAAMVVRKDINAQLKAAEAGYKVSVNDLIVKAAAAALAKFPKVNTGFAGEALYAFDEVNVGVAVAIEDGLITPTVRNADQKSLGTIAREVRELAGRARDKKLKPEEYSAHTFSISNLGMYDIDNFLAVINPPDAAILACGAVQQVPVVVDGELQVGTRMKVTLSCDHRVIDGALGAEFLNELRRNLEQPMLLLV; encoded by the coding sequence ATGGCAGAAGTGATGGAGATGTTGGCGCTCAGCCCCACCATGGAAGAGGGCACGCTCGCCGAGTGGAACAAGGCTGAGGGGGACGCAATCAACGAGGGCGACGTCCTGGCCGAGGTCGAGACCGATAAGGCGACCATGGAGATGGAGTCCTTTTTCTCGGGGACCGTGCTCAAGCTCCTGGTGGAGCCGGGGCAGACGGTGCGCGTGGGCGACCCGATGGCCATCATCGGCGAAGAAGGAGAAGACATCTCCGGCCTGCTTTCGGAGCTGGGCGGTGGCGGTGGCGCGAAGGCCGCGCCCAAGGCGGAAGCCAAGCCCGAACCCGCTGCGCCGGCGATGGAAGCTGACACAGGTACAAAAGAGACGCCCGTTGAAAGTGGGGACGGACGCCGCATCAAGGCCAGCCCCCTGGCCCGCAAGATGGCCGAAGACAAGGGCGTGGACCTTGGCAGCATTAACGGCAGCGGCCCCGGCGGGCGCATCATCAAGCGTGATATTGAGTCGGCTCAGGCCGCGCCCACCCGCCAGGCCGCTCCAGTCAGTGCGGCGCCGAGCGGCGAACTTCGCGCGGCCGCCGGCCTCAGCGAGGTCCCCGGCGAGCAGCAGCCGATGAGCCAGATGCGCAAGACGATTGCCCGGCGTCTGGTGGATGTGTGGCAGAGCACGCCGCACTTCTACCTGACGATGGACATCGACATGGCTGCGGCGATGGTGGTGCGCAAGGATATTAACGCGCAGCTCAAAGCGGCCGAGGCGGGCTACAAGGTGTCGGTCAACGACCTTATCGTCAAAGCGGCCGCCGCCGCGCTGGCGAAGTTCCCCAAGGTCAACACCGGGTTTGCCGGCGAAGCGCTCTACGCGTTTGATGAGGTCAACGTCGGGGTGGCCGTGGCCATCGAAGATGGTCTGATCACGCCCACCGTGCGTAACGCCGATCAGAAGTCCCTGGGTACCATTGCCCGCGAGGTTCGGGAGCTGGCCGGTCGCGCTCGTGACAAAAAGCTCAAGCCCGAGGAGTACAGCGCACATACCTTCTCGATCAGCAACCTGGGGATGTACGATATCGACAACTTCCTGGCGGTCATCAACCCGCCGGACGCCGCGATTCTGGCCTGTGGCGCGGTTCAGCAGGTGCCGGTGGTCGTCGATGGCGAGCTGCAGGTCGGGACCCGTATGAAGGTCACGCTCTCCTGCGACCACCGCGTGATCGACGGGGCGCTGGGAGCGGAATTCCTCAACGAGCTGCGCCGTAATCTAGAGCAACCGATGCTTCTTCTGGTCTGA
- a CDS encoding GtrA family protein: MTIDPLDISTERELATVSPWREHGARLLMFGVVGLSGVGVNLAVFKLFYLGLVPGGLGEDARFLLANLAGIIVSIFTNFLLNDRFTWGDRQKGSRRDWWRRLIRYYLAASGAGAVQMVTAWASLPLWVMLNLNPGGYKLAPTLGVLTGIACGMALNFVASHFWAFRDAETPN, from the coding sequence ATGACCATCGACCCCCTGGACATCTCCACCGAACGTGAGCTCGCCACTGTGAGCCCCTGGCGTGAACATGGCGCCCGCCTGCTGATGTTTGGTGTGGTGGGACTCAGCGGTGTGGGCGTAAATCTGGCCGTCTTCAAGCTCTTTTATCTGGGGCTGGTTCCGGGAGGACTGGGCGAAGATGCGCGCTTTTTGCTGGCCAATCTGGCCGGCATCATCGTCAGCATTTTTACCAACTTCCTGCTCAACGACCGCTTCACCTGGGGCGACCGCCAAAAAGGTTCCCGACGCGACTGGTGGCGGCGCCTGATTCGCTACTACCTGGCGGCCTCAGGAGCCGGCGCCGTACAAATGGTCACGGCCTGGGCCAGCCTCCCGCTGTGGGTGATGCTCAATCTCAATCCCGGCGGCTACAAACTGGCCCCGACCCTGGGCGTGCTTACCGGAATCGCCTGCGGCATGGCATTGAACTTCGTCGCCAGCCACTTCTGGGCCTTCCGCGATGCCGAGACTCCGAACTGA
- a CDS encoding branched-chain amino acid transaminase — MAIQADKVWMDGELVDFEDAKIHVLTHTLHYGLGAFEGIRCYQRADGHSAIFRLGEHIRRLLETCHICTLESPFTREEIERACVETVRANGFKDCYLRPVVYLGHGEMGLSAMGNDVRVAIIAWPWGAYLGDEGLTQGIRAKIASFNRHHVNASMVKGKINGQYVNSILAKREVMKAGYQEAIMLDTNGYISEASGENIFIVRDGVIYSTPLGSSILGGITRDTVLTLARERGYEIIEQRVTRDFLYVADEIFMTGTAAEVTPVRELDDRQIGTGKPGPITRVLQDAYFDQVKGSATDHMDWLTMVE; from the coding sequence GTGGCGATTCAAGCAGACAAGGTATGGATGGACGGCGAACTCGTGGATTTCGAGGACGCCAAGATCCACGTGCTGACCCACACGCTGCACTACGGGTTGGGGGCCTTTGAAGGCATCCGCTGCTATCAGCGAGCAGACGGCCATTCGGCGATCTTCCGGCTTGGCGAGCACATCCGCCGCCTGCTGGAGACCTGTCATATCTGTACCCTGGAATCTCCCTTCACCAGGGAAGAGATCGAGCGGGCGTGTGTCGAGACGGTTCGGGCCAACGGCTTTAAGGACTGCTACCTGCGCCCGGTTGTGTATCTGGGCCATGGCGAGATGGGTTTGAGCGCGATGGGCAACGATGTGCGCGTGGCGATCATCGCCTGGCCCTGGGGCGCCTACCTGGGCGACGAGGGATTGACTCAGGGCATTCGCGCCAAGATCGCCAGCTTCAACCGCCATCACGTCAACGCCTCGATGGTCAAAGGCAAGATCAACGGGCAGTACGTCAACAGCATCCTGGCCAAGCGTGAGGTCATGAAGGCCGGCTACCAGGAAGCAATCATGCTCGACACCAACGGCTACATCTCCGAGGCCAGCGGTGAAAACATCTTTATTGTGCGCGATGGCGTGATCTACTCCACCCCTCTGGGAAGCTCCATCCTGGGGGGCATCACCCGCGATACGGTGCTGACCCTGGCGCGGGAGCGGGGTTACGAGATCATCGAGCAGCGCGTTACCCGTGACTTCCTCTACGTGGCCGACGAGATCTTCATGACCGGGACCGCCGCCGAGGTGACCCCGGTGCGCGAACTCGACGACCGTCAGATTGGCACCGGAAAACCTGGCCCGATCACCCGCGTGCTGCAGGATGCCTACTTCGACCAGGTTAAGGGCTCGGCCACCGACCACATGGATTGGCTGACGATGGTCGAATAA
- a CDS encoding class I fructose-bisphosphate aldolase, protein MTTSIERIVELLGSDADNLLGYESKTISKERLSLPGPDFVERVFMNSDRSPRVLRSLQALYDGGRLGGTGYLSILPVDQGIEHSAGASFAPNPDYFDPAAIVELAIEGGCNAVASTFGVLGMVARRYAHRIPFVVKLNHNELLSYPNTYDQIMFGTVEQAHEMGAVAVGATIYFGSPESNRQIVDVARAFARAHELGMATILWCYTRNNAFKTGGNDYHTAADLTGQANHLGVTLHADIIKQKMPETNGGFQAVTHEDGSKFGRTHEKVYSELSSEHPIDLTRYQVANCYMGRAGLINSGGASGDNDLADAVRTAVINKRAGGTGLILGRKAFQRPRNEGIALLNAVQDVYLCDDVTIA, encoded by the coding sequence ATGACCACGTCGATCGAACGCATCGTTGAGCTCTTGGGCTCAGACGCCGACAACCTTCTGGGCTATGAGTCGAAGACCATTTCGAAAGAGCGCCTCAGCCTGCCCGGGCCGGATTTTGTGGAGCGCGTCTTCATGAATTCCGACCGCTCCCCGCGAGTGCTGCGCAGCCTTCAGGCGCTCTACGACGGGGGCCGCCTGGGCGGCACCGGCTATCTGTCGATTCTCCCGGTGGATCAGGGCATCGAACACTCCGCCGGGGCGTCGTTTGCGCCCAATCCCGATTATTTCGATCCGGCCGCCATTGTGGAGCTGGCCATCGAAGGCGGCTGCAACGCGGTGGCCTCGACCTTTGGCGTGCTCGGCATGGTGGCTCGCCGCTACGCGCACCGCATTCCCTTTGTGGTCAAACTCAACCACAACGAGCTGCTCTCGTACCCCAATACTTACGATCAGATTATGTTCGGTACGGTGGAGCAGGCCCACGAGATGGGGGCGGTCGCGGTAGGGGCCACCATCTACTTCGGTTCGCCGGAGTCCAACCGTCAGATCGTGGATGTTGCTCGCGCCTTTGCCCGCGCTCATGAGCTGGGCATGGCCACGATCTTGTGGTGCTACACCCGCAACAATGCGTTCAAAACCGGCGGCAACGACTATCACACCGCCGCCGACCTCACCGGTCAGGCCAACCACCTGGGCGTGACGCTGCACGCCGACATCATCAAGCAGAAGATGCCCGAGACCAACGGCGGCTTCCAGGCGGTCACGCACGAAGACGGCTCCAAGTTCGGTCGTACCCACGAGAAGGTTTACAGCGAGCTGAGCAGCGAGCACCCCATCGACCTGACCCGATATCAGGTGGCCAACTGCTACATGGGCCGTGCCGGGCTGATCAACAGCGGCGGCGCCTCCGGAGATAATGATCTGGCCGACGCGGTGCGCACCGCGGTTATCAATAAACGCGCCGGCGGCACCGGGTTGATTCTGGGGCGCAAAGCCTTCCAACGTCCGCGCAACGAGGGCATCGCGCTTCTGAACGCGGTTCAGGACGTCTACCTCTGTGATGATGTCACGATTGCGTAA
- a CDS encoding universal stress protein, whose translation MTVLCATDFSENSQGALRLAADLARGTGRSLLVTHAVDLAAGDQGWRVLVEAPDEIEASVREEAQQRLESFFDESVDASRRPGLVRFEVCMGSPAEAILDLASKEATSMVVVGTRGASRLREIFLGSVANSLVRQSEVPVVLAPPETASGTFKTIVVGLDLSPVSGPVLRRAATLAREQDGRIHVVHALIVPEVTGLAMSLNEPASRLSELRAERHAQLRQLVSDEGAQDVVDEVHVMVEAPDRAVVSHAATINADLIAMGTRGRRGWSRFFLGNSAERTMRRAGCPVFVVPIGHED comes from the coding sequence ATGACCGTGCTCTGTGCCACTGACTTCTCCGAGAACTCCCAGGGCGCACTGCGCCTGGCTGCTGACCTGGCACGCGGTACCGGCCGCAGCTTGCTGGTGACCCATGCTGTCGATCTGGCCGCCGGCGATCAGGGCTGGCGGGTGTTGGTAGAGGCTCCCGATGAGATCGAGGCGTCGGTGCGCGAAGAGGCGCAGCAACGCCTGGAGAGCTTCTTTGACGAGAGCGTCGATGCCTCACGGCGCCCCGGGCTGGTGCGCTTTGAAGTGTGCATGGGCTCGCCGGCCGAGGCGATTTTGGACCTGGCGTCCAAAGAGGCCACCTCCATGGTCGTGGTCGGCACGCGCGGGGCGAGCCGGCTGCGCGAGATCTTTTTGGGCAGCGTGGCCAACAGCCTGGTCCGCCAGAGCGAGGTTCCGGTGGTGCTCGCACCGCCGGAGACCGCGTCGGGAACGTTTAAGACGATCGTGGTGGGGCTGGACCTTTCACCGGTCAGCGGTCCGGTGTTGCGCCGCGCCGCCACCCTGGCGCGCGAGCAGGACGGGAGAATCCACGTGGTGCACGCGTTGATCGTGCCCGAGGTCACGGGCCTGGCGATGTCGTTGAATGAGCCGGCGTCGCGCCTGTCCGAGCTGCGTGCGGAGCGTCACGCGCAGCTGCGTCAGCTGGTCAGCGACGAGGGCGCCCAGGATGTGGTCGACGAGGTCCACGTGATGGTAGAGGCGCCCGATCGGGCGGTAGTGAGTCACGCCGCAACGATCAATGCCGATCTGATCGCGATGGGAACGCGCGGGCGTCGCGGCTGGTCGCGCTTCTTTCTGGGCAACAGCGCTGAGCGCACCATGCGTCGCGCCGGATGCCCGGTCTTTGTGGTGCCGATCGGCCACGAAGACTAA
- a CDS encoding NAD(P)H-dependent flavin oxidoreductase, with amino-acid sequence MALPEIFKNTRLPIVASPMFLVSGDELTIAICKAGLTGTFPALNQRTTEGFEEWVVKITGELEAFRQANPEAPCGPFGVNLIVHRSNPRLQADLEVCVKHKVPLVITSLGAVEEVVDAVHSYGGVVFHDITNRRHAEKAAEAGVDGVILVAGGAGGHAGTINPFALMAEIRSFFKGTILLAGALSTGSDVAAARAMGADLAYMGTRFIATKESNAQPEYKQMICEARAEDIVHTPAVSGVPASFMQQSLAANGYDVAELKNPSAVDFGRKLTVNDEAKAWKTVWSAGHGVSAIADVPTVAELVERLEREYRDTIAQMAAELK; translated from the coding sequence ATGGCCCTGCCCGAGATCTTTAAAAATACTCGCCTTCCGATCGTTGCCTCGCCGATGTTCCTGGTTTCCGGGGATGAGTTGACGATTGCAATCTGCAAGGCTGGCCTCACCGGGACCTTCCCCGCGCTGAACCAACGGACGACCGAGGGGTTCGAGGAGTGGGTCGTCAAGATCACAGGGGAGCTGGAGGCGTTCCGCCAGGCCAACCCCGAGGCCCCCTGCGGCCCCTTTGGCGTGAACCTTATCGTGCATCGCTCCAACCCCCGGCTGCAGGCCGACCTGGAGGTGTGTGTCAAACATAAGGTGCCCCTGGTGATCACCTCGCTGGGAGCGGTCGAAGAGGTGGTTGACGCGGTGCACAGCTACGGTGGGGTGGTGTTTCACGATATCACCAACCGTCGCCACGCCGAGAAGGCCGCCGAGGCCGGTGTGGACGGTGTGATTCTGGTCGCCGGTGGGGCCGGCGGTCACGCCGGGACGATTAATCCCTTTGCGCTGATGGCTGAGATTCGGTCCTTCTTTAAAGGCACGATTCTGCTGGCCGGTGCCCTGTCGACGGGCAGCGATGTGGCGGCGGCCCGGGCGATGGGAGCTGACCTGGCGTATATGGGCACGCGTTTTATCGCGACCAAAGAGAGCAACGCGCAGCCTGAGTACAAGCAGATGATCTGCGAGGCGCGGGCCGAAGATATCGTGCACACCCCGGCGGTCAGTGGCGTGCCGGCGAGTTTTATGCAGCAGAGTCTGGCGGCCAACGGCTACGATGTGGCCGAGCTGAAGAATCCGTCGGCCGTGGATTTTGGCCGGAAGCTCACGGTGAACGACGAGGCGAAGGCCTGGAAGACGGTGTGGTCCGCCGGCCACGGCGTCAGCGCCATCGCCGATGTGCCCACGGTTGCGGAGCTGGTCGAACGACTGGAGCGCGAGTATCGCGACACGATCGCGCAGATGGCCGCCGAGTTGAAGTAA
- the pdhA gene encoding pyruvate dehydrogenase (acetyl-transferring) E1 component subunit alpha gives MAKTKAKDEEIGQASGPQPEALNLELAASVREELGDERLVAMLREMLLMRRFEEYAGRAYQRRKIKGFCHLYIGQEAVGVGCMSALSDADKIVSHYREHGHALARGLDPNAVMAELYGKATGTTGGKGGSMHLFDASKGFLGGWGIVGGQISLAGGVAFALKYRGEKAACITFLGDGAVHQGIVHETLNMASLWDLPLITVVENNRYAMGTSIERVAAVTELAQKSAPYNIVGETVDGQDIFAVYDAIRRARKRAIEEGRPTWLDVLTYRYRGHSMTDPAPYRTKEEVEEEQDLRDPITRMSGWMVSEGILTEEQISAIDDEVTQQSKDAMTFAEESDFPDPAVLTEDVYVEWPWDIE, from the coding sequence ATGGCAAAGACCAAAGCGAAGGACGAAGAGATCGGGCAGGCCTCCGGGCCTCAGCCCGAGGCGCTCAACCTGGAGCTGGCCGCAAGTGTGCGCGAGGAGCTCGGCGATGAACGTCTGGTGGCGATGCTGCGCGAGATGTTGCTGATGCGCCGCTTCGAGGAGTACGCCGGACGGGCCTATCAACGGCGCAAGATCAAGGGATTCTGTCACCTGTACATCGGTCAGGAGGCCGTCGGGGTGGGCTGCATGAGTGCGCTCTCGGACGCCGACAAGATCGTGAGCCATTACCGCGAGCACGGCCATGCCCTGGCCCGCGGGTTGGACCCGAATGCGGTGATGGCCGAGCTCTACGGCAAGGCCACCGGAACCACCGGTGGCAAGGGCGGCTCCATGCACCTCTTCGACGCCAGCAAGGGCTTTCTGGGTGGCTGGGGCATCGTCGGCGGGCAAATTTCGCTCGCCGGAGGGGTGGCCTTCGCGCTGAAGTATCGCGGCGAAAAAGCGGCCTGCATCACCTTCCTGGGCGATGGCGCGGTCCATCAGGGCATTGTGCACGAGACGCTGAATATGGCGTCGCTGTGGGACCTGCCCCTGATCACCGTGGTGGAGAACAACCGCTACGCCATGGGCACCTCCATTGAGCGCGTGGCCGCGGTGACCGAACTGGCTCAGAAGTCCGCGCCGTACAACATCGTCGGTGAGACCGTCGACGGCCAGGATATCTTCGCGGTCTATGATGCGATTCGCCGGGCCCGCAAGCGCGCCATTGAAGAGGGGCGCCCGACCTGGCTCGACGTGCTCACCTACCGCTACCGCGGGCACTCCATGACCGATCCGGCGCCTTACCGCACCAAGGAAGAGGTGGAGGAGGAGCAGGACCTTCGCGACCCCATCACCCGCATGAGCGGCTGGATGGTGAGCGAGGGCATTCTGACCGAAGAGCAGATCAGCGCGATCGACGACGAGGTCACGCAGCAGAGCAAAGACGCGATGACCTTTGCTGAGGAGTCCGACTTCCCGGACCCGGCCGTGCTGACCGAAGACGTGTACGTTGAGTGGCCCTGGGACATTGAATAA
- a CDS encoding GNAT family N-acetyltransferase codes for MATFYANEASYPAPVELRNRHRRALTSFLEQRPDADLFQLCWLESHGVEPHQRGQFRFLGFFDSEQQLDAVALDLSGRLVMVESSLEARNAAFGSYFRRQGTLFQHIVSRRPCARAFWQTYAANASDDGPQIRARLIQDQQLYRLKPEDLSAGTQRSGLRRAQVQDLEAIFLASARMHREETLEDPLQRDPEGFRRHVRYRIENARTFAWFDERRLLFKADLSTRGSYGAQISGVYTDPLFRNQGIATRAMRDLCALLFAEGVPRITLYVNQSNLPACRVYQRVGFAYREPYQTIFIAD; via the coding sequence ATGGCGACCTTTTACGCCAACGAAGCGTCGTACCCGGCGCCCGTCGAGCTGCGAAACCGGCATCGACGGGCGCTGACCTCTTTTCTTGAGCAACGCCCCGACGCCGATCTCTTTCAACTCTGCTGGCTGGAGAGCCACGGGGTTGAGCCCCATCAACGCGGACAATTCCGATTTCTGGGATTCTTCGATTCCGAGCAGCAGCTCGACGCGGTGGCCCTCGATCTCTCCGGCCGCCTGGTGATGGTGGAGTCCTCGCTTGAGGCGCGAAACGCAGCCTTCGGCAGCTACTTTCGCCGGCAGGGAACCCTCTTCCAACACATCGTCTCGCGCCGGCCCTGCGCCCGGGCGTTCTGGCAGACCTATGCCGCAAACGCTTCCGACGACGGACCCCAGATCCGCGCCCGCCTGATTCAGGACCAGCAGCTCTACCGCCTCAAGCCCGAGGATCTAAGCGCCGGCACCCAGCGCTCCGGGCTGCGCCGCGCGCAGGTCCAGGATCTGGAGGCGATCTTCTTGGCCAGCGCGCGCATGCACCGCGAAGAAACCCTGGAAGATCCCCTGCAACGCGATCCCGAGGGTTTTCGCCGGCACGTACGCTACCGCATTGAAAACGCACGAACCTTTGCCTGGTTCGATGAGCGACGCCTGCTCTTTAAGGCCGACCTCTCCACGCGCGGCTCCTACGGGGCTCAGATTTCGGGGGTCTACACCGACCCGCTCTTCCGCAATCAGGGCATCGCCACCCGCGCCATGCGCGACCTCTGCGCGCTGCTCTTCGCCGAGGGCGTTCCCCGCATCACACTCTACGTCAATCAATCCAACCTGCCGGCCTGCCGGGTCTACCAGCGCGTGGGATTTGCCTATCGCGAGCCCTACCAGACGATTTTTATCGCCGATTGA
- a CDS encoding pyruvate dehydrogenase complex E1 component subunit beta, which produces MREIAYRDALNEALAEEMERDESVFLMGEEVANYNGAYKVSKGLLDKFGPKRVVDTPIVELGFAGIGVGAAMGGLKPIIEMMTFNFAILALDQIVNHAAKLRYMSDGQLSCPLVLRGAGGAGGSLASQHSQSLEQQYAHIPGLKVMMPATPHDAKGMLKTAIRDPDPVIFIESEVLYGMNGEVPEEEYLIPMGKGDIKRSGADCTIVTWSRAVHWCLQAAELAAAEGIDVEVVDLRTVRPFDKEIIAESVKKTNRVIVVEEAWPMASVGASVAEWIGRELFDWLDAPVGRVHQRDIPMPYAYNLEPLSLPSAEKIAEAVKKACYR; this is translated from the coding sequence ATGCGTGAGATTGCATATAGAGACGCCCTCAACGAAGCGCTCGCCGAAGAAATGGAGCGTGACGAGTCGGTCTTCTTGATGGGTGAAGAGGTCGCCAACTACAACGGCGCCTACAAGGTCAGCAAAGGTCTGCTCGATAAGTTCGGGCCCAAGCGCGTGGTCGATACCCCGATTGTTGAGCTGGGGTTTGCCGGCATCGGCGTGGGCGCGGCGATGGGCGGGCTCAAGCCGATCATTGAGATGATGACCTTCAACTTCGCGATTCTGGCACTCGATCAGATCGTCAACCACGCCGCGAAGCTGCGCTACATGTCCGACGGCCAGCTCAGCTGCCCGCTGGTGTTGCGTGGTGCCGGTGGGGCCGGGGGCTCGCTGGCCAGTCAGCACTCGCAGTCGCTGGAGCAGCAGTACGCGCATATCCCCGGGCTGAAGGTGATGATGCCGGCGACGCCTCATGACGCGAAGGGCATGCTCAAGACGGCGATTCGCGATCCGGATCCGGTGATCTTCATCGAATCCGAAGTGCTCTACGGCATGAACGGTGAGGTGCCCGAAGAGGAGTACCTCATCCCGATGGGCAAGGGTGATATCAAGCGCTCGGGTGCGGATTGCACCATTGTGACCTGGAGCCGTGCGGTGCACTGGTGCCTGCAGGCCGCCGAGCTGGCTGCCGCGGAAGGCATCGACGTGGAGGTGGTCGACCTGCGCACGGTGCGCCCCTTTGACAAAGAGATCATCGCGGAGTCGGTCAAAAAGACCAACCGCGTGATCGTCGTTGAAGAAGCCTGGCCGATGGCGTCGGTAGGAGCGTCGGTGGCTGAGTGGATCGGTCGAGAGCTCTTTGACTGGCTTGATGCGCCGGTGGGCCGGGTGCACCAGCGCGACATTCCCATGCCCTACGCCTACAACCTGGAGCCCCTCTCCTTGCCCTCGGCCGAGAAGATCGCCGAGGCCGTCAAGAAGGCCTGCTACCGTTGA
- a CDS encoding toxin-antitoxin system YwqK family antitoxin, which yields MKHSILRTSLFVCTLVAAWSLTLGAAISTAEAQSHARSSERRTTTTTTTTRSERRVRNVRPNRDARRGRNDRNRHRNRDRGRNDRHHHRNDRHHHARDHRRGHAHHPARHYRTRYDVYDGRRRSRIHRRYHHYPRPVHTEHHHHHTETQVVIVEVDRYANSDLSCPVRTRLVTSRDEHYCATSRGTRHGPYVRYHSNGQVAEEGEYENGTRIGLWTQWHANGEPSSEGEYHRGSRTGAWVRWTRNGLEASVVTY from the coding sequence ATGAAACACTCCATCCTGCGAACTTCACTCTTTGTCTGCACGCTGGTCGCCGCCTGGTCACTGACACTGGGCGCCGCGATCTCCACGGCGGAAGCGCAGTCTCACGCGCGAAGCTCCGAGCGGCGCACAACCACCACGACAACCACCACCCGCTCCGAGCGGCGCGTGCGCAATGTCCGCCCGAACCGCGATGCCCGGCGCGGCCGCAATGACCGAAACAGGCATCGGAACCGAGATCGCGGGCGCAACGACCGCCATCACCACCGCAACGACCGCCATCATCACGCCCGTGACCACCGACGTGGGCACGCCCATCACCCGGCGCGCCACTACCGCACCCGCTACGACGTCTACGACGGACGCCGACGCTCGCGTATCCACCGCCGCTACCATCACTACCCGCGCCCGGTGCACACCGAGCACCATCACCACCACACCGAAACTCAGGTCGTCATCGTCGAGGTCGACCGCTACGCCAACTCCGATCTCAGCTGCCCGGTGCGTACCCGACTGGTGACCTCCCGCGATGAGCACTACTGCGCCACCTCCCGGGGCACGCGCCACGGACCCTACGTCCGCTATCACTCCAACGGTCAGGTTGCCGAAGAAGGTGAGTACGAAAACGGCACGCGCATCGGCCTGTGGACCCAGTGGCACGCCAACGGGGAACCCTCCAGTGAGGGCGAATACCACCGGGGCTCGCGCACCGGCGCCTGGGTTCGGTGGACGCGCAATGGCCTGGAAGCCAGCGTTGTGACCTACTGA